The DNA window AATCTTTTCGCGCGGCTTTGCGATCGACCCCATCCATGGCGGCGTCCGAGATGCCCACCTACCAGCCACGACACTCGGCCAAACGCCGCGTGTATCGACAAGCGACCGGACTTAGTCGGGCGTCAAATCAAGGCCCTTGTTCACTCGGAGCCGTCCTAGGGGGATGTTCGACGCCCGAGCAGGGCGACGTGCGCAAACTTGCACAAGATCGGATCCGGGAAAGAGATAGAAGCGATCGTTCCCGCCTGGGACGCCTCTGGAGCTTCGCGCTGGCTCCCCTGCGGCATCTATGCTGGCCACGTGGTGGACGCGAGATATCGGCTGGTGTGGCCGAAGCCGCTGTTTACCTGGGAGGCGCAGCGCGTACTCGCGCTCCCCGAAGAGATGACGTTCGCGGCCACTGAACGGTTATTGGCTGAGGCTTTCAGCGACGAATCGGTATTGCTCGCGTACCGTAACCTCTTCGTCGCGTGGCGGGTCCAGGACGACGATTACCATCTAAACCTTCGAAGCTGGCTTATGGATCTTGTGGCGGACGACGCTCGCTTGCTCCCATATGTGCTGCCCCGCTACTACGCAGAGCGTGAGGGCCACTCGGCCAGACCCGATCAGTCCGTCGGCGGGTTGGGTGTTCAGTTCGCGACCTTGCTGAGGCAGATGCAGGAGGACGGCTACTTTCCCCTCGCGCTTCCACGAGACTGCGTGGATCATCCGACCGACTGGTACGAGGTGGGCGATCGGGTACGCCAAGCGGTACTCATCGACTTTCGCTGGGACGGACAACGAGACCAGGCGGATGCGTGGGGTCGGCCGCTGTTGTTTTCATTAATCGAGTACTTTCACGACAATGCGCAACGGCCGCGGACGGTCGGTTACATCCACGATCACGGAGACTGCGGTCCGCACTATGCGGATCACGATGCAGAGTCAGGCGAAGCGGTCTACCGATGGCGAGTGAATGAACTCCTGGACCGTCACCGGGTCGACCTGAACCTAGGGAGAGCGGGCGACGAACGAGGGCGCCTGGTGCATCGATTCGGCACGCCGTTAGACGACGCCGCAGATCGACGTGCGGCGCAGGAGGCGGACGATCCGGACGACGAGGTCGCCCACGCGATCAGGGATTTTCGAGCCCGAGGCGCATCGGCGACGCAGAAGCGCGGGGCCCTGGTCCTGTTAGCCGGCGCACTCGAGGCTCGACGACAGGAGGTCAAGGTAGTGCTCGGTAAAGACGAGGGCGTGCTGTTCCGTCTGGCAAACGAGTTCGGTCTCCGTCATCGGAACGACCGCCAACGCATGGATTACGGGGATGAATTCCTCGACTACATGTTCAGCGCTTACTTGGCCGCGGTCATGCTGATGGAAGCGCTAGAGCGTCGTAGAGATGGTCAGACTGCCGCCACACAATCGAACGTGCCCTAAAGGCGCTCGCCCGAACCTTCCGTGGCTCGCGCTGTAGCAGGCCAGGAAGGCTCAGTCGGCCAAGATGTGCTCCCCTTAGCCGTACACCCCATGTCGGCATGGCGCAGACAGCGCAGCTCAAGCGAACTCTCGAACTAGCGGGTATTGGAAGGGTCGTGACCAATATTGAAGTGACCTATAGCGCGGACGGGTCTGTCGCGCAGGAAGTTCTGCTCGGTGGTAGCCGAGTCGAGCCAAAGCCATTGGCAACCATCACCGATGACGAGAACTTAAGCGCGTGGCGAACGCTGTTCGTGTCTTCGTCTAAACTGGCCCGCTCGGTTGCTACGCCCCGCACTCTGCGCAACCGCCTGCCTTCGAGCCCTTCACAAGCATCGCCCGGGTGGCCCTCTCCGGTAGTCTTCTCGCAATCCGCTCACAGACGCGAAGCGACTCCTTCAATCCACGACGCACCTCCGTGCGGAGTGTTCACCTAGTCATTCGGCGTTGGCAATAGGCTGGCGTCGAGACTCTGGAGACCGCGTGAAAAAGCAGATAAACGTCGTGGGTGCAGTCATCGTCCAGGACGGCCAGGTCCTGTGCGCTCAACGCGGGCCCGCGGGGAGTCTGGCTGGACTGTGGGAATTCCCCGGCGGAAAGATCGAGCCTGGCGAAACGGCTCCCGCGGCGCTTGAGCGCGAGATTGCCGAAGAACTCGAGTGCCACATCTCGGTCGGCGATGAAGTAACTACGACGCGACACGAGTACGAGTTCGGCATCGTCACTCTCACAACCTTCTACTGCGAACTGGTCGACGGGACGCCAAACTTGACCGAGCACGCCGAAGTGCGGTGGTTGCGGCCGGACCTGCTCGGCACTCTCGATTGGGCGCCTGCCGATGTTCCAGCCGTGAACCGTATCGTGTCCGACTGCTCACATGCCGGTTGACTTCGAGTGGGCTGCACCCCTTGGGCGCGATGTTGAGTACGGCTATCTGAACCGATCAGTCGATGCGCCGAAGCAACTACATCCCCAAGTCGTGACGAATGACGATTCGACCACGATGCTTCGCGCCATCCGGGAAGAGCTCCGCAACTCTGAGTACTTCAGCTTCTCGGTCGCCTTCGTGTCCCCGCGAGCAATCGCACTTCTCAAGCAGGAGTTGATCGATTATTCCGGCCAGGGGACCATCATCACCTCGGACTACCTCGGCTTCAACTCACCGGCGGCATTCGCCGAGCTCTTGAACTTGCGCAGCATCGGCATCGATACGAGGCTTCACGGCGCTACTGCCTACCACCCGAAGGGGTACATATTTGGGTATCCCGATCGGCTAACCGGGATCCTGGGGAGCTCGAATCTGACGGAGAACGCGCTCGTCCGCAATCACGAGTGGAACCTGAAGGTCTCGGCCACGCGCAATAGCGACCTTGCACGCCAGTTCATGCGCCTGACTGACGCGCAGAAGCAAGATTCTGTGCCGCTGTCAGCTGAGTGGATCAACGATTACGCCCGGACGTACATCCCGCCCGCGCGACGGGAGTCCGCTTCTCCGGGCGTTTCTTCGCAGAGTCTTGGGACCGTTCTGACCCACCCACAGGTGACCCCCAACGAGATGCAACGCGACGCGCTACGCGCAATCGCCGAGATGCGCCTGCAGGGCAAGCGAAAGGCGGTGGTCATTTCCGCGACTGGCACAGGCAAGACCATCCTGTCGGCGCTTGACGTTCGCGCCTACGGCCCGCGAAGGATGCTGTTCATCGTGCACCGCGAGCAGATTCTCGACCGCGCCATCAGCGAGTTCCAACGAGTGCTAGGTGCGCCAGCGTCCGACTTTGGGAAGTTGACCGGCGGGCACAAGCATGGAAACCGTCGATATGTATTTGCCACAATTCAGACGCTGTCGCAGCCCGAGGTGCTCGCAACCTTCGCCGCAGACGCCTTCGACTATGTCCTGATCGACGAAGTTCACCGTGCTGGCGCCCGGTCGTACGGCCGCGTGCTGGACTACCTCACGCCCGACTTCTTGCTTGGCATGACGGCGACTCCCGAGCGCCCTGATTCCTTCAACGTCTTCGAACTGTTCGACTACAACGTTCCGTACGAGATTCGCCTGAATCGCGCTCTCGAGAACGACATGCTCGCGCCTTTTCACTACTACGGGGTTGCGGATGTCACCTTCGAGGACGGCATCACCACCTCGATAGACACGGACCTTTCCCTGCTCGGCTCACAGGTGCGAGTGGAGCACATCCTCCACGCCATCGAGCTCTACGGCCACGCGGGGGCGGAGGTTCGTGGACTGATTTTCTGCGGTCGCAAGGCTGAGGCTCATCTGATGAGCGAGCGGCTCAACGGATCCTGGGTTCGAGGGCAGCGTCTCAGAACGACCGCTCTGACTGGCGATGACTCAATCGAGCACAGGGAACGCATCGTTCAACAGCTGGAAGCGGGCGAGCTCGACTACATCCTGACCGTCGACGTCTTCAATGAGGGCGTAGATATCCCCTCCGTCAACCAGGTCATCATGCTGCGGCAGACGCAGTCGAGCATTATCTTCGTACAGCAGCTCGGACGCGGACTTCGGAAGCATCCTGGCAAGGAGTACCTCGTCGTCATCGACTTCATCGGGAATTACGCGAACAACTACCTCATCCCGATTGCCCTGTTCGGCGACGACTCGCTCAACAAGGAGTCTCTACGCAAGAACCTCATCGCGGCGGAGGAAACTGGCGTCCTCGCGGGTCTATCTAGCGTCCGGTTTGACCGCATTGCCCAGGAGCGAGTACTTCGTTCGATCGTTAGCACCGACATTAGTAGCCGGCAAAGGCTCAAGGCTGCGGTCGAAATTCTGCGGAATCGCCTGGGCAAGATGCCTTCATTGCATGACTTCCTGCGGTTCGAGTCCGTTGACCCCGTCATCCTCGCGACCGAAGCCGACAACTATCCCACCCTGCTCGAGAAGCTGTTCAAGCACACGACCGGATTGTCAGACCGCGAACTCGCGGCTTTGACGCTGCTCTCGAAGGAAGCACTCGCCGCGAAACGTCCGCATGAACTACTCATCCTTCAGACTCTCTTGAGCGATGGCGCAGTGACGCACGACAGACTCGGCGAACTTTTCGCACAAGCGGGCGCCTTGGCTACACCGCTGCACGTCCGAAGCGCGATTCGCACTCTCACCCTCGAGTTCCACAACGAAGCTGAGCAGCGCAGATACCTGCATCCCATTGCTGTACGCAACGCTGACACGGTTTCGCTGAACGAGTCGTTCCGCGACTCGTACTCCCGGTCATCCGAATTCGCTATCGCCGTCGATGACATCGTTCGTACGGGCCTCGAGCTAATCCACGATCGATACAACGCCGACACGCCATTCACTCCCGGGCGGCAGTATTCGCGGAAGGACGCTTGTCGCCTGCTGTGTTGGGACAGTAGTGGCGCCGCGTCGACCATCTACGGGTACAAGGTCGATCAAGCAACCGCCACCTGTCCCATCTTCGTGACCTACCACAAGGCAGCCGATGTGTCGTCGAGTACCGCGTACGAGGACAAACTGCTCGACCGCCAAACGATGGAGTGGTTCTCGAAGAGCAAACGAACGTTGACGAGTCCCGATGTCGCGCCCATCGCCGCAAACAAAGTCAGAACGTACGTGTTCTCTAAGAAGGAGGACGCAGACGGGTCAGGGCACTACTTCCTCGGCCAAGCCGTCTCATCGGACGCCGAGGAGACGCGGATGATCGACGGACTTCCGGTCGTTCGGATGCGCCTCCGATTCGATGCACCAATCGACCACGCTGTGTACGACTACTTCCATCCCGTCGTCATGAGCTGAGCAGCGCCTTTGTCTTGGCGAAGACCTCTGCTGCCTCAGGACGTGCGCTCCGTGCGCCCGCCAGAAACAGAGGTGGGCGAAATTCGCGCCGTGGTGGCGCCAAGCACCGATGCAACATAGGCGCGCAGGTCAGGATCACAGACGTAAATGAAGGTCCCCAGCATCCCACGCGTCAGCAGCACTCCATAGATGTTGCGAATGTATTGGAGCAGGTCGTCGTCGGTGAAAGCGATCCCAAGACGCGGGTTGTTCTCGCTGCCCTTCTTATCGCGGTAAGAATCCCGGTCGAGGAGGAGCTGACCTGAGGAGGGGTCGAACCTCAGATCGGGACCAATAATCACGCCCGCGTAGTTGAGGTCATAGCCCTGCACCGTGTGGATCGAGCCGACTTCCTGAAGCGATCCAGGTGAACTGATCCAGTCGGTATCCTTGCTGTTCCATCGCAGCGAGACACCGTCGAGCACGATGTCGTATGCGTCGGCATCCTTCTTGCTGACCCAGTCCCACGCATAGCCGGCGACAAGTCGGGCAAGACCGCGGGACGCATCCTGGGCGAAGATCGCGCGGCGCATGGCGCCGACGTCGTCGAAGAAACGCAGATCATACTCACCGAAGTCGGGGCGG is part of the Microbacterium lemovicicum genome and encodes:
- a CDS encoding (deoxy)nucleoside triphosphate pyrophosphohydrolase translates to MKKQINVVGAVIVQDGQVLCAQRGPAGSLAGLWEFPGGKIEPGETAPAALEREIAEELECHISVGDEVTTTRHEYEFGIVTLTTFYCELVDGTPNLTEHAEVRWLRPDLLGTLDWAPADVPAVNRIVSDCSHAG
- a CDS encoding DUF3427 domain-containing protein — translated: MPVDFEWAAPLGRDVEYGYLNRSVDAPKQLHPQVVTNDDSTTMLRAIREELRNSEYFSFSVAFVSPRAIALLKQELIDYSGQGTIITSDYLGFNSPAAFAELLNLRSIGIDTRLHGATAYHPKGYIFGYPDRLTGILGSSNLTENALVRNHEWNLKVSATRNSDLARQFMRLTDAQKQDSVPLSAEWINDYARTYIPPARRESASPGVSSQSLGTVLTHPQVTPNEMQRDALRAIAEMRLQGKRKAVVISATGTGKTILSALDVRAYGPRRMLFIVHREQILDRAISEFQRVLGAPASDFGKLTGGHKHGNRRYVFATIQTLSQPEVLATFAADAFDYVLIDEVHRAGARSYGRVLDYLTPDFLLGMTATPERPDSFNVFELFDYNVPYEIRLNRALENDMLAPFHYYGVADVTFEDGITTSIDTDLSLLGSQVRVEHILHAIELYGHAGAEVRGLIFCGRKAEAHLMSERLNGSWVRGQRLRTTALTGDDSIEHRERIVQQLEAGELDYILTVDVFNEGVDIPSVNQVIMLRQTQSSIIFVQQLGRGLRKHPGKEYLVVIDFIGNYANNYLIPIALFGDDSLNKESLRKNLIAAEETGVLAGLSSVRFDRIAQERVLRSIVSTDISSRQRLKAAVEILRNRLGKMPSLHDFLRFESVDPVILATEADNYPTLLEKLFKHTTGLSDRELAALTLLSKEALAAKRPHELLILQTLLSDGAVTHDRLGELFAQAGALATPLHVRSAIRTLTLEFHNEAEQRRYLHPIAVRNADTVSLNESFRDSYSRSSEFAIAVDDIVRTGLELIHDRYNADTPFTPGRQYSRKDACRLLCWDSSGAASTIYGYKVDQATATCPIFVTYHKAADVSSSTAYEDKLLDRQTMEWFSKSKRTLTSPDVAPIAANKVRTYVFSKKEDADGSGHYFLGQAVSSDAEETRMIDGLPVVRMRLRFDAPIDHAVYDYFHPVVMS